The following coding sequences lie in one Pseudarthrobacter phenanthrenivorans Sphe3 genomic window:
- the rsmI gene encoding 16S rRNA (cytidine(1402)-2'-O)-methyltransferase, with the protein MDPNPNTAPDSGPATAGRIVLAATPIGNTGDASARLVELLGTADIVAAEDTRRLHRLVQSLGVTVAGRVISYHEHNEAAKTAELLEQVRAGSTLVMVTDAGMPSVSDPGFRLVEGAVAAGLTVTAVPGPSAVLTALALSGLPTDRFCFEGFLPRKAGERASRLADLTGERRTMVFFEAPHRLEAMLRALRDRFGPDRPVAVCRELTKTYEEVIRGTLAELLQWAETSEVRGEIAVVLGGAPDKAAGEPADHVAAVNELVAQGIRLKEAVAAVAEDVRVSKRELYSAVLAAR; encoded by the coding sequence GTGGACCCTAACCCCAACACAGCTCCTGATTCCGGCCCTGCGACTGCAGGGCGCATCGTGCTCGCAGCCACTCCCATCGGGAACACCGGTGATGCGTCCGCCCGGCTGGTGGAGCTCCTGGGGACGGCGGACATCGTTGCTGCCGAGGACACCCGACGCCTGCACCGGCTGGTCCAAAGTCTGGGTGTCACGGTGGCGGGCCGCGTCATCAGCTACCACGAGCACAACGAGGCCGCCAAGACCGCCGAACTTCTTGAGCAGGTACGGGCAGGGAGCACCCTTGTCATGGTCACGGACGCCGGGATGCCCTCGGTCTCCGATCCCGGTTTCCGCCTGGTGGAGGGAGCGGTGGCGGCCGGCCTGACAGTGACGGCCGTTCCCGGCCCCTCTGCCGTTCTCACAGCCCTGGCGCTGTCCGGCCTCCCCACGGACCGCTTCTGCTTCGAAGGCTTCCTGCCGAGAAAGGCTGGCGAGAGGGCGTCCCGCCTGGCAGACCTGACGGGGGAGCGGCGCACCATGGTGTTCTTCGAGGCCCCGCACCGGCTTGAAGCCATGCTCCGCGCCCTGCGGGACCGGTTCGGCCCGGACAGGCCTGTAGCGGTGTGCCGCGAACTGACCAAGACCTACGAGGAGGTGATCCGCGGAACCCTGGCCGAGCTGCTGCAGTGGGCGGAAACCAGTGAAGTGCGCGGAGAAATCGCAGTGGTCCTGGGCGGAGCGCCGGACAAGGCGGCCGGCGAACCCGCGGACCACGTGGCGGCCGTCAACGAACTCGTGGCCCAGGGCATCCGACTGAAAGAGGCCGTGGCCGCCGTCGCCGAGGATGTCCGGGTGAGTAAGCGCGAACTCTATTCCGCCGTCCTGGCCGCCAGGTAA
- a CDS encoding NAD-dependent succinate-semialdehyde dehydrogenase: MTVTAQPAVSADRESALLATVPTGLLINGEWRDAASGKTFDVEDPATGNVLLSIADAGAEDGKAALDAAAAAQESWAKVPPRERGEILRRAFELVTERAEDFALLMTMEMGKPLAEARGEVTYGAEFLRWFSEEAVRAFGRYSVSPDGKSRLLVTKKPVGPCLLITPWNFPLAMATRKIAPAVAAGCTMVLKSANLTPLTSQLFAAVMMEAGLPAGVLNVIPTSTAGATTGPLIKDSRLRKLSFTGSTEVGRRLLADASDTVLRTSMELGGNAPFLVFEDADLDAAVAGAMLAKLRNMGEACTAANRFIVHESVAAEFAEKFAAKMKEMTTARGTEPESKVGPLIDAKSRDKVHELVSDAVASGAKAVLGGGPVEGPGYFYQPTILSGVTEGTRILSEEIFGPVAPIITFSSEDDAVRLANNTEYGLVAYVFTKDLNRGIRMGEKLETGMLGLNAGVISNAAAPFGGVKQSGLGREGGLEGIEEYLYTQYIGIADPYAG, translated from the coding sequence GTGACTGTCACTGCACAGCCGGCCGTTTCCGCAGACCGCGAAAGCGCCCTTCTGGCCACTGTTCCTACAGGCCTGCTCATCAACGGCGAATGGCGGGACGCCGCCTCAGGGAAGACCTTCGACGTCGAAGACCCCGCCACCGGGAACGTCCTGCTCAGCATTGCTGACGCCGGCGCCGAGGACGGAAAGGCTGCCCTGGACGCTGCCGCAGCAGCCCAGGAGTCCTGGGCAAAGGTCCCGCCGCGGGAACGCGGCGAGATCCTCCGCCGTGCTTTCGAACTCGTCACCGAACGTGCCGAGGACTTCGCGCTCCTGATGACCATGGAAATGGGCAAGCCCTTGGCTGAAGCCCGCGGCGAGGTCACCTATGGTGCCGAGTTCCTGCGCTGGTTCTCCGAGGAAGCCGTCCGCGCGTTCGGCCGGTACTCGGTGTCCCCGGACGGCAAGTCCCGGTTGCTGGTGACCAAGAAGCCGGTGGGCCCGTGCCTGCTGATCACGCCGTGGAACTTCCCGCTGGCCATGGCCACCCGCAAGATCGCCCCGGCAGTTGCTGCCGGCTGCACCATGGTCCTGAAGTCGGCGAACCTGACCCCGCTGACCTCCCAGCTGTTCGCCGCCGTCATGATGGAAGCGGGCCTGCCGGCGGGTGTCCTGAACGTGATCCCCACGTCCACTGCAGGTGCCACCACCGGGCCGCTGATCAAGGACTCCCGGTTGCGGAAGCTCTCCTTTACCGGCTCCACCGAGGTGGGCCGCCGGCTGCTGGCCGACGCGTCCGATACTGTCCTGCGCACCTCCATGGAGCTCGGCGGCAACGCACCGTTCCTGGTGTTCGAGGACGCCGACCTGGATGCCGCCGTGGCCGGGGCCATGCTCGCGAAACTCCGCAATATGGGCGAGGCCTGCACCGCTGCCAACCGCTTCATCGTGCATGAATCCGTGGCGGCGGAGTTCGCGGAGAAGTTCGCCGCGAAGATGAAGGAAATGACCACCGCCCGCGGCACCGAGCCGGAGTCCAAGGTGGGTCCGCTGATTGACGCGAAGAGCCGCGACAAGGTCCATGAACTGGTGTCCGACGCCGTAGCCTCCGGCGCGAAGGCCGTCCTGGGCGGCGGACCGGTGGAGGGCCCCGGCTACTTCTACCAGCCCACCATCCTCTCGGGTGTCACCGAAGGCACCCGGATCCTGTCCGAGGAGATCTTCGGGCCCGTGGCACCGATCATCACTTTCAGCAGCGAAGACGACGCCGTGCGGCTTGCCAACAACACCGAATACGGCCTGGTGGCCTACGTCTTCACCAAGGACCTGAACCGCGGCATCCGGATGGGCGAAAAACTCGAAACCGGCATGCTCGGCCTGAACGCAGGCGTGATTTCCAACGCCGCGGCCCCCTTCGGCGGCGTCAAGCAGTCCGGCCTGGGCCGCGAAGGCGGTCTCGAAGGCATCGAGGAATACCTGTACACGCAGTACATCGGCATCGCCGACCCCTACGCCGGATAA
- a CDS encoding DUF3488 and transglutaminase-like domain-containing protein: protein MTVAPARNPETGRQPGTQGEPSAVRPRVGVYPWAMAGSIAVAVAGAALSLNGVLRGWGWYWPVLTTVLAVCFTLAALRALRAQPLLVTAGGFLSLGAILTLTFFRGSSIAGVIPTGSTLADLDRLIRRASETVLSETAPVAPNVGIVMVVCAVLGLAVILVDALALPLGMPAATGVGLLAILVVPAMIKPQSVGFWGFAATVAGYLMILGCSQWFVPDPRLQTDSARSPGQTRRAVLTGSVALAATLVLPLAIPGFDQGTFPQGSRLNPWGTSSGLNPMITLGNSLRTPDGSGRITYATNAPTPLYLRSVTVDHFDGESWGPDDRDASRVPMGGRIDPGYTVLADEQLRLVTAVDAGSFNSPYLPAPYAPESVRGLSGQWSWDPATLSIKGSDTTTSRRQEYLVTSSAPKLTAALLAQSSAPVQGIPDDFTRIPGNVPGIVRTTADTVAGEGTPYQKAMAIQKYLRSAEFTYSLQSPVQGGYDGNGLSVLADFLEQKSGYCIHYASAMAVMARLEGIPSRIAVGYAPGRLTGATVSVAGQGELPEYEVDARDAHAWPELYFQGLGWVPFEPTPSRGVVPDYATEASASAAPDALDNNQDVIPDATPAPAPAPSATPLPAPGTGGSTDTGVQLMPVLLGAGGVLGTALLLAAPRLVRAGIRARRLRPRETANAVPLAWLELQDLGNDYGLPPDPSETARTYSSRLRGTVLGEPDGLDQAAHQAVLALTADFERHSYGRPPLPGPAPVKEGGTSVAANRDPGEMAGRITAVEQSLRANAPLARRVQAAWVPASVMGRLGRLLAAPFRAAGSILHRTAKAAAHSWPGSSRHGVRDGVRRQSGG, encoded by the coding sequence ATGACCGTGGCACCGGCCCGGAATCCGGAAACCGGCCGGCAGCCCGGGACACAGGGGGAACCATCGGCCGTCCGGCCCCGGGTCGGGGTCTATCCCTGGGCCATGGCAGGTTCCATAGCAGTAGCTGTCGCCGGTGCCGCCCTTTCTCTGAACGGCGTGCTCCGGGGATGGGGCTGGTACTGGCCTGTCTTGACCACCGTCCTGGCGGTCTGCTTCACCCTGGCTGCCCTTCGTGCCCTGCGCGCCCAGCCCCTCCTGGTCACGGCGGGCGGTTTCCTTTCCCTGGGGGCCATCCTTACCCTGACCTTCTTCCGCGGATCCAGCATCGCGGGCGTGATTCCCACTGGCAGCACCCTGGCCGACCTTGACCGCCTGATCCGGCGCGCGAGCGAAACCGTGCTTTCCGAAACCGCCCCCGTGGCGCCCAACGTGGGAATCGTCATGGTGGTCTGCGCTGTCCTTGGCCTGGCGGTCATCCTGGTGGACGCACTCGCCCTGCCGCTCGGCATGCCTGCCGCCACTGGTGTGGGCCTCCTGGCCATCCTGGTTGTCCCGGCCATGATTAAGCCGCAAAGCGTGGGCTTCTGGGGATTCGCCGCCACCGTGGCCGGCTACCTGATGATCCTCGGCTGCAGCCAGTGGTTTGTCCCCGATCCCCGGCTTCAAACGGATTCAGCACGCAGCCCGGGCCAGACGAGGCGTGCTGTCCTCACCGGATCTGTTGCACTGGCCGCCACCCTGGTGCTCCCCCTGGCCATTCCCGGGTTCGACCAGGGCACGTTCCCGCAGGGTTCGCGGCTCAATCCGTGGGGCACATCCTCGGGCCTCAACCCCATGATTACCCTTGGCAACAGCCTCCGGACACCTGACGGAAGCGGGCGCATCACCTATGCCACCAATGCCCCCACCCCGTTGTACCTGCGCTCCGTCACAGTGGACCACTTCGACGGCGAATCCTGGGGCCCCGACGACCGGGACGCCTCCCGGGTGCCGATGGGCGGCCGGATTGATCCCGGGTACACGGTCCTGGCGGACGAGCAGCTGCGGCTGGTCACGGCCGTTGACGCAGGAAGCTTCAACAGCCCCTACCTTCCAGCGCCCTACGCCCCGGAGTCCGTCCGGGGCCTCAGCGGGCAGTGGAGCTGGGACCCTGCCACGTTGAGCATCAAGGGTTCCGATACCACCACCTCCCGCCGGCAGGAGTACCTGGTCACATCGTCGGCACCCAAACTGACAGCGGCGCTCCTGGCGCAGTCCTCGGCCCCTGTCCAGGGCATCCCGGACGACTTCACCAGGATCCCCGGCAACGTTCCCGGAATAGTCCGCACCACCGCCGACACAGTAGCGGGTGAAGGCACGCCCTACCAGAAGGCGATGGCCATCCAGAAGTACCTGCGGTCCGCGGAGTTCACCTATTCGCTGCAGTCACCGGTCCAAGGCGGCTACGACGGCAACGGCCTCTCCGTGTTGGCAGACTTCCTGGAACAGAAGAGCGGCTACTGCATCCACTACGCATCCGCGATGGCGGTCATGGCACGGCTGGAGGGGATTCCAAGCAGGATCGCGGTGGGGTATGCGCCGGGCAGGCTCACCGGCGCAACGGTTTCTGTGGCCGGCCAGGGGGAACTGCCGGAGTACGAAGTGGACGCCCGTGATGCCCACGCGTGGCCCGAACTGTACTTCCAGGGGCTGGGCTGGGTGCCCTTCGAACCTACTCCGTCGCGCGGCGTGGTTCCGGATTACGCCACGGAAGCATCGGCGTCCGCAGCCCCTGATGCGCTGGATAACAACCAGGACGTGATCCCTGACGCCACTCCGGCCCCTGCTCCGGCTCCCAGCGCCACGCCGCTGCCCGCCCCGGGTACCGGTGGAAGCACGGACACGGGCGTGCAGCTGATGCCTGTGCTGCTCGGCGCCGGCGGTGTCCTTGGCACCGCGCTCCTGCTGGCCGCTCCGCGCCTGGTGCGCGCGGGCATCCGGGCGCGGCGCCTCCGGCCGAGGGAAACCGCGAACGCCGTGCCGCTGGCCTGGCTGGAGCTGCAGGACCTGGGAAACGACTATGGCCTGCCACCGGACCCCAGCGAGACCGCGAGGACCTACTCGTCACGGCTCCGCGGCACTGTGCTGGGGGAACCGGACGGGCTGGACCAGGCCGCCCACCAGGCGGTCCTGGCCCTTACCGCGGACTTCGAGCGCCACAGCTACGGCCGTCCGCCCCTCCCCGGCCCGGCACCGGTAAAAGAGGGCGGGACCTCCGTCGCTGCCAACCGCGATCCCGGCGAGATGGCAGGACGAATCACGGCAGTGGAGCAGTCCCTGCGGGCAAACGCTCCCCTCGCCCGGCGGGTCCAGGCGGCCTGGGTCCCGGCGTCAGTCATGGGGCGGCTGGGCAGGCTCCTTGCCGCGCCGTTCCGCGCTGCCGGAAGCATCCTGCACAGGACGGCGAAAGCCGCCGCCCACTCGTGGCCCGGTTCTTCCAGGCATGGAGTGCGCGACGGCGTTCGGCGGCAAAGCGGCGGCTGA
- a CDS encoding DUF58 domain-containing protein: MALLDRVPRHLFTQRGWGMIAAGGAALGAAHVMGRRDLLTLSVLLIVLPLVSLAGIRLVKPRFQVYREFNPSPVETSAPTTVRLAVARTGNGSGRATMEERLPSRFGESPAFRFPSRSATGGTSRYEYRLRSVQRGQFLIGPVTAEFTDPFGLSLHRQAIDDGDVLTVTPAAVVLPLTGLAGARGNDGVTATRIRANPSDDDVMTREYRHGDPMRRVHWAATARHGDLMVRQEESVTTPEATIIMDHRLAAFSGGGAGHEVPAGPDGHPMASSEAFEWSVVAVMSISAHLAERNYALRLLDTGGGPAFLKSPSAPEPEMEEYSGSGGLQSIGESLAAIQLTGAQHAHRDTALRGLAAKVAGPTERHPHHPAAEAFDDLLMDKLSAHRMRGPLIAVLGTISRTEALALAPAAGYGTNAFALIVVDRPQDSAEVLEVLRQGGWRAVAVPPSVPVPAAWNQFDQDVAVPPPTAEVRRGAGVAR; this comes from the coding sequence ATGGCACTGCTGGACAGGGTGCCCCGGCACCTCTTCACCCAACGGGGCTGGGGCATGATCGCCGCCGGCGGAGCCGCGCTCGGCGCCGCCCACGTCATGGGCCGCAGGGACCTGCTGACGCTGAGCGTGCTGCTGATCGTCCTCCCCCTCGTTTCGCTGGCTGGCATCCGTCTGGTCAAGCCCAGGTTCCAGGTGTACCGCGAATTCAATCCGTCCCCGGTGGAGACATCTGCGCCCACCACTGTCCGGCTCGCTGTGGCGAGGACGGGAAACGGCAGCGGCAGGGCCACCATGGAGGAGCGGCTCCCGTCCCGCTTCGGTGAATCTCCCGCGTTCCGCTTTCCCTCACGCTCCGCCACCGGCGGCACCAGCCGGTATGAATACCGCCTGCGGTCCGTCCAGCGGGGACAGTTCCTCATCGGTCCCGTGACAGCCGAATTCACGGACCCTTTTGGCCTCTCGCTCCACCGGCAGGCAATAGACGACGGCGACGTCCTCACCGTGACGCCTGCCGCCGTCGTTCTTCCCCTGACCGGGCTGGCCGGCGCGCGCGGCAACGACGGGGTCACGGCGACGAGGATCCGGGCCAATCCCAGCGACGACGACGTCATGACCCGGGAATACCGCCACGGGGACCCGATGCGGCGGGTGCACTGGGCTGCCACCGCCCGGCACGGCGACCTTATGGTGCGGCAGGAGGAGTCTGTCACCACGCCCGAGGCCACGATCATCATGGACCACCGGCTCGCTGCATTCTCTGGGGGCGGGGCAGGACATGAAGTGCCGGCGGGACCGGACGGGCATCCGATGGCCAGCAGCGAAGCGTTCGAATGGTCGGTGGTGGCGGTCATGTCCATCAGCGCGCACCTGGCCGAACGCAACTACGCCCTGCGCCTGTTGGATACGGGCGGTGGGCCGGCGTTCCTGAAATCGCCGTCGGCACCGGAACCGGAAATGGAGGAATACAGCGGTAGCGGCGGACTTCAGTCCATCGGTGAAAGCCTCGCCGCAATCCAGCTGACCGGGGCACAGCATGCCCACCGGGACACTGCCCTTCGCGGCCTGGCCGCCAAGGTTGCCGGGCCCACGGAACGTCACCCCCACCACCCCGCTGCCGAGGCGTTTGATGACCTGCTGATGGACAAGCTGTCCGCACACCGGATGCGGGGACCGCTGATCGCCGTCCTGGGAACCATCTCGCGCACCGAGGCACTCGCCCTCGCCCCGGCTGCTGGATATGGCACCAATGCTTTCGCCCTCATCGTTGTTGACAGGCCGCAGGATTCCGCGGAGGTCCTGGAGGTGCTGCGGCAGGGAGGGTGGCGGGCAGTTGCCGTCCCGCCGTCGGTTCCCGTTCCCGCCGCCTGGAACCAGTTCGACCAGGATGTGGCCGTACCCCCGCCCACAGCCGAGGTCCGCCGCGGAGCGGGGGTGGCGCGATGA
- a CDS encoding AAA family ATPase translates to MEPHRRTANDVSAANRGLAGITDPVSRLNGHRPAAMDAASFHAATQRILTSVNTVIDGKSDAAKLALTVLLAQGHLLLEDVPGVGKTLLAKTLARTIDCTVNRIQFTPDLLPSDVTGVSIYNQASRLFEFRPGAVFANIVIGDEINRASAKTQSALLECMEEHQVTVDGTSYRLDEPFMVVATQNPIEMEGTYPLPEAQRDRFMARISMGYPDEAAEIEMLETHQATSPLAKVSAVVTSADVAAMITTVQQVYVSQAVKEYTVSVGRATRESPLLRLGASPRSMLQLLRAAKATAALDGRDFVLPDDVVQVSESVLAHRIILDRKAAGAGETPHSVLRGILSRLPVVSEAAGAGNRTSTHAARTAAPVTGLGRNH, encoded by the coding sequence ATGGAACCCCACCGACGCACTGCCAACGATGTGAGCGCTGCGAACCGCGGCCTGGCGGGGATCACCGATCCCGTCAGCCGCCTGAACGGGCACCGGCCGGCCGCCATGGACGCCGCTTCCTTCCATGCTGCAACCCAGCGCATCCTCACTTCCGTTAATACTGTCATCGACGGGAAATCGGATGCCGCGAAGCTGGCGCTGACTGTCCTGCTGGCCCAGGGGCACCTGCTGCTTGAAGATGTGCCCGGGGTAGGAAAAACCCTCCTCGCGAAGACCCTTGCCAGGACCATCGACTGCACCGTCAACCGGATCCAGTTCACCCCTGACCTGCTGCCGTCCGATGTGACCGGCGTGTCCATCTACAACCAGGCCTCCCGGCTGTTCGAGTTCCGGCCGGGAGCGGTTTTCGCCAACATCGTCATCGGGGACGAAATCAACCGCGCCTCCGCCAAGACACAGTCAGCGCTGCTCGAATGCATGGAAGAACACCAGGTGACCGTGGACGGCACCTCCTACCGCCTGGACGAACCCTTCATGGTGGTCGCCACCCAGAACCCCATCGAAATGGAAGGAACCTACCCGCTGCCCGAGGCCCAGCGGGACCGCTTCATGGCCCGGATCTCCATGGGCTACCCGGACGAGGCCGCCGAAATCGAGATGCTGGAAACACACCAGGCAACGTCACCCCTGGCCAAGGTCTCCGCTGTGGTTACGTCAGCCGATGTTGCGGCCATGATCACCACCGTCCAGCAGGTGTATGTATCCCAGGCCGTCAAGGAGTACACCGTCTCGGTGGGCAGGGCCACCCGGGAAAGCCCCCTCCTCCGCCTGGGGGCCAGCCCCCGGTCCATGCTGCAGTTGCTGCGCGCGGCAAAGGCCACTGCCGCCTTGGACGGACGGGACTTTGTCCTGCCGGACGATGTGGTGCAGGTTTCCGAATCGGTGCTTGCCCACCGGATCATCCTTGACCGCAAGGCCGCGGGTGCCGGCGAAACTCCGCACAGCGTCCTGCGGGGCATCCTGTCACGGCTGCCGGTTGTGTCCGAAGCCGCGGGTGCCGGGAACAGGACTTCGACACATGCTGCCAGGACAGCAGCCCCGGTCACCGGACTGGGCAGGAACCACTAG
- a CDS encoding TatD family hydrolase, with the protein MSSSLPPAAYRTTATDHTPDSGDSRQKGFPPAPEPLPVPVMDNHTHLDFPDGKAPVGVKAALDAAEAVGVRGAIQVGCDLESSRFTVQAVDLDDRLLGAVALHPNDAPRYAARGELEEALAEIERLALHPRVRAIGETGLDFFRTEGEGLAHQRYSFRRHIDIAKRLDLTLQIHDRDAHDDVVQVLREEGAPERVVFHCFSGDGELAKICNQQGWRMSFAGTLTFRNAGNLREALAVADPSLVLVETDAPFLTPHPHRGRANASYMIPYTVRAMAELTGTDLAEMCSRIAGNTVAAYGSWDQEPVAAPLPR; encoded by the coding sequence ATGTCTTCTTCGCTTCCTCCCGCCGCCTACCGCACCACCGCGACGGACCACACCCCTGATTCCGGAGACTCCCGGCAGAAGGGCTTTCCTCCCGCGCCCGAGCCCCTGCCTGTGCCGGTCATGGACAACCACACCCATCTGGACTTCCCTGACGGCAAGGCCCCCGTGGGAGTAAAGGCGGCGCTGGATGCCGCGGAGGCCGTGGGCGTCCGAGGCGCAATCCAGGTGGGCTGCGATCTGGAGTCTTCCAGGTTCACCGTCCAGGCGGTTGACCTGGACGATCGGCTGCTCGGGGCAGTGGCGCTGCACCCCAACGACGCGCCCCGCTATGCGGCACGCGGCGAGCTTGAAGAGGCGCTCGCCGAGATTGAGCGGTTGGCGCTCCATCCGCGGGTCAGGGCAATTGGCGAGACGGGACTCGACTTCTTCCGGACGGAGGGGGAAGGCCTGGCGCATCAGCGGTACTCCTTCCGCCGCCACATCGACATCGCAAAACGGCTGGACCTTACGCTCCAGATCCACGACCGTGACGCGCACGACGACGTAGTCCAGGTCCTGCGTGAAGAAGGGGCTCCGGAGCGGGTCGTTTTCCATTGCTTCTCGGGCGACGGGGAGCTCGCGAAGATCTGCAACCAGCAGGGCTGGCGGATGTCCTTTGCGGGGACGTTGACTTTCCGGAACGCAGGCAACCTTCGTGAGGCCCTTGCGGTTGCCGATCCCAGCCTGGTGCTGGTGGAGACCGATGCGCCGTTCCTGACCCCGCATCCCCACCGGGGGAGGGCGAATGCAAGCTACATGATTCCCTACACAGTCCGCGCCATGGCCGAATTGACAGGAACTGACCTGGCTGAGATGTGCTCCCGGATAGCCGGTAACACCGTGGCCGCATACGGGAGCTGGGACCAGGAGCCCGTCGCCGCACCGTTACCTCGATGA